CCGCTAAAGCGCTGACCCCGCTGCTGGAAATGCGTAACCTGACCAAATCTTTCGACGGCCAGCATGCGGTAGACGACGTCAGCCTGACCATTTATCAGGGTGAAATCTTTGCGCTGCTGGGCGCATCTGGCTGCGGTAAATCTACGCTGCTGCGCATGCTGGCGGGATTTGAACCGCCTACCAGCGGGCAGATTCTGCTGGATGGCCAGGATCTGTCGCACGTGCCGCCTTATCAACGGCCAATCAACATGATGTTTCAGTCCTATGCGCTTTTCCCGCATATGACCGTTGAGCAGAACATCGCCTTTGGCCTGAAGCAGGACAAGCTGGCGAAAGCGGACATTCGCGATCGCGTTGAGGAGATGCTGGCGTTGGTGCACATGCAGGAGTTCGCCAAACGCAAGCCGCACCAGCTTTCAGGTGGCCAGCGTCAGCGTGTGGCGCTGGCCCGCAGCCTGGCGAAACGGCCTAAGCTGCTGCTGCTCGATGAGCCAATGGGCGCGCTGGACAAAAAGCTGCGCGATCGCATGCAGCTGGAAGTGGTGGATATTCTGGAGCGTGTAGGTGCCACCTGCGTGATGGTGACCCACGATCAGGAAGAGGCGATGACCATGGCAGGGCGCATCGCCATCATGAATCGCGGTAAATTCGTGCAGATTGGCGAGCCGGAAGAGATTTACGAGCACCCAACCAGCCGTTACAGCGCCGAGTTTATCGGCTCGGTTAACGTGTTTGAAGGCCTGCTGACCGCACGCGAAGCGGATGGGCTGGTGATTCAGAGCCCGGGGCTAATTAATCCGCTGAAGGTTGATTCTGATATGTCGGTGCTGGAAAACGTGCCGGTTTATGTGGCGCTGCGCCCGGAAAAAGTGATGCTG
The sequence above is drawn from the Duffyella gerundensis genome and encodes:
- the potG gene encoding putrescine ABC transporter ATP-binding subunit PotG, which gives rise to MNDATTRPQPKPAKALTPLLEMRNLTKSFDGQHAVDDVSLTIYQGEIFALLGASGCGKSTLLRMLAGFEPPTSGQILLDGQDLSHVPPYQRPINMMFQSYALFPHMTVEQNIAFGLKQDKLAKADIRDRVEEMLALVHMQEFAKRKPHQLSGGQRQRVALARSLAKRPKLLLLDEPMGALDKKLRDRMQLEVVDILERVGATCVMVTHDQEEAMTMAGRIAIMNRGKFVQIGEPEEIYEHPTSRYSAEFIGSVNVFEGLLTAREADGLVIQSPGLINPLKVDSDMSVLENVPVYVALRPEKVMLCEQPPADGCNFATGEVVHIAYLGDLSIYHVRLRSGQMLSAQLQNAHRYRKGAPTWGDEVQLCWDTDSCVVLTV